A window of Methanoregula sp. genomic DNA:
TTTCCGGACTTTCCCAAGAGTACGTCAACTTCATTTTTTGAAGAAGCATACGTCAGCCATTTTACACCTTGAGAAGCAGCAGGTTTCGCCATACCCAGATATGCAAACATGTCCTTATCCGGTGACTGGCTCGCTTGTAATGTTTTCATATCTGATGGTAGTATGGGGATCTGACTTCCCGCACTCACTAGCGGTACCATCGCAATCGCTGCCAGCAGCAGTGCCAGCAGCACGACGCCGATTTTCATGTGTTTCATGTTTTTCCTCCCATTCAAATACTTCGCCCGGAAGGTATGATCCAGTTTTTTGTGTGTGCAAACGAATCAGGTTCATTCCCGCGGGCGGGACCGGGTTCAACAAAGTTCGTCGCTTGCCAAACCCATCCTTTCTTTTTGGGACAACCCCCGGCTGTCCACGGTCAGGCGTTTTTAAAATGGGAGATATAACGGTTCTAACGCAGCCATCTACTGGACGGGATGATCGGAAGGGAGAATGAAATCAATCCGTTCCGTGGTGAACAAAACTCTTTGTTTTTAAAAATACGATTGCATTTCCCTCCAGTGACTGCGTTCAGACCGGGGTGGTGATCCGTTCAATACCCTCCGGATCAAAAAACGGCTTCATGAGTGTTTTCAGGTACGGTATCTGTTGGCTGAGGTTCCCTGACTTCACGGTACCGTAATACAGAATAAAAAAATCAGGATTTTTACTCTCCGGGTATTGTATTGTCGTGAAATATCCTGACGTGGCAGGATTCTCAAAACCGGTTGCGTTTACGGTAGCGGTCCGGTGCCGGGGATCTCCTGAATTACCCGGCTCATCATAATCAAAGGTAAAATTTGTTATTGACAAGTTGCCATAACGCTCCAGATAAAAGGAATTAAGAACGCCCTTTCTGTCAAGAAAGGTTTCCCGGTCGGTAAAATACCATACAATTGTCAGGTACAGGTCATTCGAACCTTCCCGCGTATGGAATACAGAACTCGTATACGGGGAAAGGTCCGGGAAGATGGGAGGTTTGCCGTTCATCACGCTGCCGGTCTTCCGGAACACGATCCTGTGGATCCCGTCATCAGAAATACTATCGCCCGTATGCAGGTAACTCTGTGTTCGTATTTCGACCGGGACCGGGCCGCCGATAGGATGAAAAACCATCGGGAAGATGACGAACATGATACCGGCAAGGCAGCAGCAAAAAACTGCTGCAAGGATTATCTGTTTTTTTTGTTGAGGGGTCATAAAAAAAAGTTATGGTCTTACCCACGTTGTCATGATGTTATCCCAGCTTCCATCCTGCAACAGATGGTAATTTGTATCGTCCCATGTGTCATGTATGGTCACGAAGTTATTGATACTTGTTACATACCCGACAACAGCAACACTGTGGTCACCGTAGGCCGTTGACCCGCCTACAGGTATTCCTCCGTTATGCATATTCAGTACGAACGGCCTGCTCGCACCGACTTCACTGACAAAACCGCTCCAGCCCGGGAGATAATCATTGGATGCCGGAGACTCAAGGGTATAGGTATAAAATACTGTATTAATCCCGTCATCAATATCCCACGGCCATGTCGTCCCGGTCCATGGCCAATCAGACGTCCCCATGGCGCTTGCGAGTTGCGTGAATAAGGTTGCCTTGTCAGAGGGCAGTGCAGGATAGCCATGGGTCGACCAGTAACTGACTACCATTGCCGATGCCATGGGAGAACAGCCGTCATAGACTCCACTCACCTGTTTGAAAAGCGGGACACCATATATGTACCCGGAGGATCTCGTTGCCCGGATACTTTTGAGAAGGGAGGTGCGCTCTTTAGAATCCATGTCAGAAATAAGAAGCCTCTGTTTGTCCCATTGCGCCCGGATATCAGCTTTTTTCTTTGCCTGCATTTTCCCGGTTACTTTTACCACTGCTCCTTCCTGGTCTGTGACGTCACTCCTTGATTCTTTCACAACTTCATTGGTGTGTTCATCAACAAATACATCCGTTTCTTTAGTGCCGTCTTGGTCAATCACGGAATATTTCCGATAATACGACAGGCTTCCTAAATAAACGGGTTTTGAACCGATGATGGTAAGTCCCTTTTGCGAAGTATATTTCTCGACCGGTTCTTCATCTGCTGACTTTGCATCGTTGTAACCCGGCACTCTTCCTTTTGTGATCTCGAGGACCGGATAATTTCCGGTGGTTGCTGAAACCAGAATATACCCGTCATATTCCCCATTAACCATTACTTCGAAAACATACGCCGCTTCCTTGTCATTGAGATCATAGTATGTTTTCGCATGTTTCACCAGGGAGTCTTTCCATTCCGTAAAATCCGGGGAAGTGACTGACAGGTCTTTTGCATTCAGGAGTGCAATTGATTCTGCTTCTTTTACATCAACAATCGCAATTTCATCGTCCGGTTTTTGTGATGCACTCACCGTACCGAATTGATTGCTGTTCTCACTTCCGTC
This region includes:
- a CDS encoding C39 family peptidase — protein: MKKPKIGIILLTLLIAAMAMVPIVSAADGSENSNQFGTVSASQKPDDEIAIVDVKEAESIALLNAKDLSVTSPDFTEWKDSLVKHAKTYYDLNDKEAAYVFEVMVNGEYDGYILVSATTGNYPVLEITKGRVPGYNDAKSADEEPVEKYTSQKGLTIIGSKPVYLGSLSYYRKYSVIDQDGTKETDVFVDEHTNEVVKESRSDVTDQEGAVVKVTGKMQAKKKADIRAQWDKQRLLISDMDSKERTSLLKSIRATRSSGYIYGVPLFKQVSGVYDGCSPMASAMVVSYWSTHGYPALPSDKATLFTQLASAMGTSDWPWTGTTWPWDIDDGINTVFYTYTLESPASNDYLPGWSGFVSEVGASRPFVLNMHNGGIPVGGSTAYGDHSVAVVGYVTSINNFVTIHDTWDDTNYHLLQDGSWDNIMTTWVRP